The following are from one region of the Cloacibacterium normanense genome:
- a CDS encoding mechanosensitive ion channel family protein — protein MGFLKSFSEQIHFFVKDNFTDSLILPFQIGLKMLLLFAFFFVIDILLRVTITLISRIFVRISNNEFLKFAYKAKVQNSIAHLFSLAFCFWLIDDIFWRHPKSFTFFERLLMFGQVLVFTMLAYRIVKTFEAYYIHKEDRYRITAIKAISESLRIFGMVIFAIIGIFVIFGISLNTVITFLGAITAVILLVFRDTILGFVTGVHVSTSKNMKVGDWIGIPKYNIEGNIQDINLLTTKIVNFDKTISTIPTYDLLSTEIRNHQVMYEGSSRRIKRSIYFNIKSFKFVDDEFYEKVKDINLISEYMDRKLREIAESKKNIPHAERIINGQQLTNIGLFRNYVLNYLKNNPKVDQDEIILVRQLEISPQGMPLEIYCFANKAELVDYERIQADIFDHILTAAQEFDLEIMQVAKA, from the coding sequence ATGGGATTTCTAAAAAGTTTTAGCGAACAGATTCATTTTTTTGTGAAAGATAATTTTACAGACAGTCTTATTTTGCCCTTTCAAATTGGGTTAAAAATGCTTTTGCTCTTTGCGTTTTTTTTCGTGATTGATATTCTTTTGAGAGTTACAATTACTCTCATTTCAAGAATTTTTGTCAGAATTTCTAATAATGAATTTTTAAAATTTGCCTACAAAGCTAAGGTTCAAAACTCTATTGCACATTTATTTTCATTAGCATTTTGTTTTTGGCTCATAGATGATATTTTTTGGCGACATCCTAAAAGTTTTACTTTTTTTGAAAGACTATTAATGTTTGGGCAAGTTTTGGTTTTTACCATGTTGGCTTATAGAATTGTGAAAACTTTTGAGGCATATTACATTCACAAAGAAGATCGATACAGGATTACAGCAATTAAAGCAATTTCTGAAAGTTTAAGAATTTTTGGAATGGTCATTTTCGCCATTATCGGAATTTTTGTCATTTTTGGAATCAGCCTTAATACGGTAATTACCTTTTTAGGAGCAATTACAGCCGTTATTTTATTGGTTTTTCGAGATACCATTTTAGGTTTTGTAACTGGAGTGCACGTTTCTACTTCCAAAAATATGAAAGTAGGCGACTGGATTGGAATTCCGAAGTATAATATTGAAGGAAATATTCAAGATATCAACTTATTGACGACTAAAATTGTCAATTTTGACAAAACCATTTCCACGATTCCTACCTATGATTTGCTTTCTACGGAAATCAGAAATCACCAAGTAATGTACGAAGGAAGCAGCCGAAGAATTAAGCGTTCGATTTATTTCAATATCAAGTCTTTCAAATTTGTGGATGATGAATTTTATGAAAAAGTAAAAGACATCAACTTGATTTCTGAATATATGGATAGAAAACTTCGCGAAATTGCAGAAAGCAAGAAGAATATTCCACATGCTGAAAGAATTATCAATGGTCAACAGTTAACCAACATCGGACTTTTTAGAAATTATGTGTTGAATTACCTCAAAAATAATCCAAAAGTAGATCAAGACGAAATCATTTTGGTTCGTCAGTTAGAAATTTCACCTCAAGGAATGCCTTTGGAAATCTATTGTTTTGCCAACAAAGCAGAATTGGTAGATTACGAAAGAATTCAGGCAGATATTTTTGACCATATTCTTACCGCAGCACAAGAATTTGACCTTGAAATCATGCAAGTGGCAAAAGCGTAA